The Oryza brachyantha chromosome 7, ObraRS2, whole genome shotgun sequence genomic interval GCGCATCAGTGATTGATGCTTACAATATTGCTAATTTAATTGGCTGTTATAACTTATGACCTAATATTACACTTATAACTTATAACCTAATATTACCCAGGACCACCACTCTACCTTCAGTTCCAGCTCCACAAAGGATAAAAGGTAAACCCCCTATTTCTTGACAGTACAATACCTAAGCATTTTGACAGCCATAACAGAGGACcaatatataactatagacAAGGTTTTGGTctgtaaaattaatttttttttcgtgcAGTGAATGAGATGCTTGTTGGATCCAACCATCCAACATATATTTTGGATGTTTGTACAAAGCCTATGTCCACTGCTAGAAGAAAGAAGGCAGCCAAAATAAAGCTATAAAGTAATGAGCAAGACTCTTTTGCTAAGGACCTACATCCTAATATTAATGTACATAGGTGGTCCTGCTGCTATCACCTTTACTAGAACATATGCTATGTTAAAtactaagggtgtgtttggttggtgggataTGCCTGGATGAGAGATGACCCGTCCAGGTTTTTGgtgcgtttggttcgtgggCGAAACTGGATATGGTGGCCTAGAAAAGGAATATTCCACGAAGATGCTGGATGGATGTATCCGGCCAAATTGGCCGGATTAGCTCATCAACCTTCACGAACcatgatcattagtgattgtttagtgataattagcttgttttgatattaattagtaactaccaagtttaaattagtgttaattaatgataatagatatatttaattgataatttatattaattatgataaaatctataatgattaatttatattattatttattagtaattcgaTATGTCCATCCCATCCATCCTCATccattcaaccaaacaaaaattttggtCATCTCATCCATCTAACTAAACATAAAACTGGATCACTATAtctctaaaaatatggatggtcATATCCCATCCCACCTTGACCACCATCCAAACGGATCCTAACAGAACTATTGTGTGTGTCCTACAACCAATTATGACATATATAGCTATCAATGCTCCATCCTGCCAGCTACATAATTCCAATGAAATCAGGTTTGCAGGCCACTGCTATTTAAAATGTAGCGTGCACTTCTACCACTGTGCTTGCttcttaaattttggtatgcATCTTCATTAATCTAGGCacataaatttgatcatttcaTCCATACCTGTGTTTACCCCACCATTGAAGCTCTATAGTTCATCCATGCTAAATACAAGACAAGATAGCAAAGAGAAAGTAAATGCACcatgtttatgttttagtgCTATGTTCCCCAGATTTACAGTGCTAATGATTCCAGGCTTTTGGTATTCAAATTTTCTCATGTTAATCAATATAATGTATCGTTAGTATTATGCTAgaaattcaattttgattAACTTGTGCATCATAGATAGAACAATATAAATGCTAGTGACttaatatacaaatatttcaataaaaaCCCATAATGCATCTTAGTCgcattttaaaatctaataaaattgATCTTGTGTTGttgaatgttttttatttttctgtgcCAAGTATGAAGCAATTACCACGATTCATCAACCTAATAAATCTTTcgtacaacaaaatattatgttCAAATTAGTGTCTTAATTATAGGATGGTTAGGTCTAAGAACTTGGAATCTTTATCCCCGCTTATAATGCTTTTATTGTTCATAGTGCTTCATTTCATGATGTGAATTAGTCCTCGTATCTTGCACAACTATTAACTTATACATCACAACGGAACACTTCTTTTTTCACCAcactaagaaaaataattacaatagCAAATTCTCCTAAAGATATAAGCTAAAACTAATCGCAGACTGGCATTTTTATGCAATGGGTGCAGCGTGTGAAAGCACGCTTTTCCTGCTAGTGTCTATTAAACCAGTAGTGGAATGTCCGTCCTtcataaatttaagtttttcagCTAAACTGGCTGGTATATGAATCTATATGgcattattaaaatatgacttttttagtgttgactatttttttctggatactaataaatccaTACATaagtacaaaatatatacgtGGAAAGTCTtatgatttatataatttaaaacaaatggaGTATATGTTACGGGCATACAGATTCATAAACCAGCCAGTTTAACTTGAAAACTTAAACTGATTAAAATAAGTGATCACATGGATCACATGGTATACGAATATGATTGCACTTCACTGGTGACACTTTATTATAGAATATGACTTTTTAATcttgactatttttttctagatagTACTAAATCTAAATCTATACATAAGTACCCAAGttcctttcttttatttctctatatattatgagaaaatctaaaaaataccattgatAAACAtttaagtctaagaaatgccattgacgaATGCAAGTTataagaaataccatcgtataaacgaatttgtctgagaaatgttATCGACGTTAGGGTTCCATCCATTTCCGCCGATAAAAACACTGTTCATGCTATAGCaaacggaaccctaacggcaatgatattttttagataaattcgtttgtacgataACATTTCTTAAAACTCACACTCGtcgatggtattttttagaattaagtgtttgtcaatgccatttgttagattttctcatatATTATTGTGGGGCATAGAAATTACACACAACTTCTTTCATTCAACATGTCGGATGGCACGTCCCACGTTAACACCATTGGGTAGAGGTAGAGAACACTAATAAGGGTAGGGGAACAACGAACCACTTCCTGCAGAGCTACAATACATCAGTCTTAGAAGAAATGATGCTTGTTCCCATTGCAACAAAATGAAGTGTTTCAATTCTAATAATGAATTTGTAACTTTATGTTGCAACATTAGGCAATCCTTTAGTAGAAACTTTTATCTAGAAACAGCAACATTGGAGCTTTCAAGTGTCTAGAATACCAATCACATGTTGGGTCTAGGGATAAAACCCTAATCTTCACCATCTAATTCAAGCTCTACTAAGAGGAAGGAAAACAACAGCAATATAAGGATGATTATTTTCGTTATAGGAAATCTCCTCTCACACTAGTAAGGTGGTACTGAACTTTTGCTAGTTCATGTTTTTTACGaatcatatttttacatggttAACGTGTGTAAGggcatgtttatatatataaatatcattGGTAGGTAGGAAAGATCACCATCTTAGTTTTAGTTCAACCAAAATTTCATTAATAAGCAGCCTCGTGCATCACATTCTCAATTATTATTTGCACTTAATTCATTAATATGATAGTATGTATAGcatatataataatacaaGCCAGCATATTaatattactacctccattcctaaatatttgacaccgttgacttttttataaacatttgattacttgtcttatttaaatttttttgtcaaatatgtaaaactatatatatacataaaagtatatatttaagaataaataaaataatataaaaaataattaataattacgtaattttttgaataaaacaaatagtcaaatgtgtataaaaaagcaAATAGCTGCAAACATCTtaaaaaggagggagtatatctCAAGTGCAGTATACTACATTAGCTATTTCATGGCGAGTACAACACCTACGATCTCCAAGAAGCCAGCCATGGCGGCCAcgcctgcttcttcttcttcttcttcttcttctccactcCACATCGTGGTGTTTCCATGGCTGGCCTTCGGTCACATAATCCCCTTCCTCGAGCTCTCCAAGCGGCTGGCCAGGCGAGGCCTCGCCGTCACCTTCGTCTCCACGAGGCGGAACGCCGACAGGCTGGGCGCGATCCCTCCGGCGCTGTCCACCCACCTCCGCGTCGTGCCGCTGGACCTTCCGGCCGTCGACGGCCTGGCGGACGGCGCCGAGTCGACGGCCGACGTCCCGCCGGAGAAGGTCGGGCTCCTCAAGAAGGCGTTCGACGGCCTCGCGGCGCCCTTCGCTAGCCTTGTCGCCGAGGCCGCCTGTGCCACCGGaggtgtcgccgccgcctcctccaagTTCTCGAGGAAGCCGGACTGGATCATACTCGACTTTGCCCAGAACTGGATATGGCCGATCGCCGAGGAGCACGAGGTGAGCTCGAAACTCCTTTTAGCACACGTGAGGACATccacctattttttttatgctatTTAAATACTCATTAaaagtataagaaaattaataaGAGAGATTAAGACGAGATATATGATCacttcataaatataaaagttcaaatttgacttttataacttacaataaataataaattaaattgaaacTAATATACAAACAttagaagtcaaatttgatcTTAAATGTTCATAGAGTGATACTGATATATCTCATAGTAACCTatcttcttaatttttttttattttctagtggagcttttttattatcttgaaaaaatatcttgaggtaacacttttttagtgtaaaaatatGGTGCCTTGAGATAAAGtgagtaccaaaattttgcactaaaactTTTGCTACCTTAAAATGctttttaagaatggtaaaaaaatcttttcgaataactatttagatgacatgcaagcaacCAGTGACAGAGCTGTTTCATTCAAGGGGATTCCTGAAAACcccctcaaaaaaaatttatctagaatttattaattttcaatatatatgtattctctCAATCCAAATTTAGGCACTTGTTGTAGTTTAAATCTAATCCaaagtataaaaaacaaatgagcGTACCCCTCTATTCCCCTAGCTTCGCCCTTAAGCAATGGGTGAACATCCCACATGTATGCTAAAAGGTATCTTCCCAAACTCATGTTGGTGATGTAAACGAGACGACACTAATTCAttgcttttctttctctttggTTTTGAAGATCCCATGTGCCATATTCTCCATCTTCCCAGCGGCCATGGTGGCCTTCGTTGGCCCAAAACAAGAGAACCTAGCTCACCGGCGTACAAAGGCAGAGGACTACATggtgccgccgccatggatcCCCTTTCCCTCCACCGTCGCGTACCGACGGCGGCACGAGGCGAAGTGGGTCGCGGCTGGGTTCAGGCCCAATGCCTCCGGCGTGTCCGACAGCGACCGTTTCTGGCAGTCGGAGCGTCCCTCCTGTCGCCTCATCATCTGCCGCAGTTGCCCCGAGGCGGAGCCGAGGCTGTTCCCACTCCTCACCAAGCTCTTCGCTAAGCCGGTCGTCCCCGCCGGCCTCCTTATGCCTCCTAgtgtcgacgacgacgatgtcgGTGTGTACACCGCAACGTCCGACCAGTCCTTCACGCCAGCCATGAAGTGGCTGGACGATCAGCCTGACAGGTCGATCATCTATGTCGCTTTGGGGAGCGAGGCGCCACTGACCCAGGACCAGGTGCGCGAGCTCGCCCATGGGCTGGAGCTCTCCGGCGTTCGTTTCCTCTGGGCGCTCCGTCCGCCGAGCTGGCACGCCGACAGCGACACCGTCGGCACCGTCCTCCCGAATGGGTTCGAGTTGCGCGTCGCGCCGCGCGGCGTGATCTCTGCCCGGTGGGTTCCTCAGCTCCACGTGCTGGCGCACCGCGCGGTGGGTGGGTTCCTGACGCACTGCGGCTGGAGCTCCATCTTCGAGAGCCTCCGGTTCGCGCTGCCGCTAGTGCTGCTGCCACTCTTCGCCGACCAGGGCCTGGGCGTGCAGGCGCTGCCGGCGAGGGACATCGGCGTGGAGGTGGCGAGGAATGACGCCGACGGGTCGTTCCGTAGAGacgacgtggcggcggcggtgcggcgggtgatggtggaggaggaggggaagacGTTGGCTCGTAGGGCTAAAGAGTTGCGTGACATTCTCGGAGACAAGCAGCGGCAGGAGGTGTACCTTGACGAGCTTGTTAGCTACTTGCAGTGCTACAAATGACTTTTGATTACCAAGATTTGCTCtattccaacaaaaagtacctcaagatatcGGTATCTCACGGTACCCAATCGTTTCTAATCATTAGACCTAATAATGTctatcctactcagctaggtccaatggtgaaaaacgatttagtacAGTGAGATACcaatacctcgagatattttttgttggaccgtaACAAATCTCTTGATTATCATGCTCTCTCCAATCTACCACACTCATAATGGCCATGTTCTTGTGTGCAGTTACACATACAATGGACAAAGTAATGTCTTTTCACAtcttaataaaattatgtaaataCAGTGAAAAATTTGTGCTAATAAAAGATATCTAAggccaaacatatataatcaatAATGATTCGACACGGGTGCCCGATTTTGTGTGGAAAATCGGATGCCTGTGTCACCTCCCTCCACTGCATCCATGGCACCCGAACGGGGCCCTCTCTACGGAGAATATGAATCCATGGCACCATACCTCCCACCGTGCGGCTACTTCTGCATGCATACCTAGCTCTCATCTCTCCTATgacaacatgcatgcacatcatattataagatctttaaatatatttttgttataaactGTATGTTCAATCCGGTTGTATCATTGTATttgttatataattaattcttCATAATAAGATTTGGTTATATTTCTCtgataatattattttctatttctcttGCAATTGATCTTTTTAGTGTTGCATATAATATTGTTTCAATGTTATGTTACACTAGGTTTTTTTTGGCATTCATACCTTCATCTTACATGTCTTATAGATACATTGATGTTTCATCAGTCGAGGAAAGATGCTTCATatgtgaaagaaagaaatcttTCAACACGATTCAATTATGTTTCAATATTTCAACATATTGACACACTTTTCATATTgtggtgaaattttttttctattagcaGTGGGACATCGAAGATCGATGTTTCATCTTTAAAAACTAATGTTTCATGCccataagcaaaaatatttgacataaTTATATTCGTCCGATCTTTTGCAAAGAATCAGGTGGATCCATATATAATCTTTCAATTAACATAATTATATGCTATGTTGAATGGCATGAAAGTAAGGTTGCATCATCGGTAAATTAGTTGGCtatatcaacaaaaaaatatttgaaaagaaatggtggtcacaaaaaaatatttgaaaagaaATGGTGGGTTTTTTTTGCTGGTTAAGCTGAACAGAGCATAGTTTTATCGAAAATAGctgatatatatgtgtaggCATTGATGAACATCTGAAGCTAGCTGACACATACATGTCCTCtatgtttatttatgttaaaaGGGAAATAGGGGATAGTTTCGacaaaattgtttttgtgTGGCATGATTGTACGATTGCAACAGAAGAAAACTACTCTCACATGAAAATGGTACGACAAATACACCGAGAATAGAACCATTCTAATACTAAGTTAGCGTCAGCATGTCAAAGAAAACCAGTCAAGAGTGGGGCTAATTTTCATAATGGCAATGGTTTGATGTTCAAGAATTGATCGATAATTTCCAGTTATGAAGTTCAATGTGGATAACGAGCGATTTCGAAATTTAGCTAGGGTTGTTTCTAGTTTTATCAACTTCAGTGTTGTAATGTCCtcaaatatattgatatagtTCACAAGTTTCTACATGCACTACTAGAGCACATCTTACTCGTATAACCCTATCAGTAGATTCAATTACTGCGTGGTGAAAACCTGACACTGATAGGAGAATTTTCATCCATCCACCAGATTTTTGCACTCCATATGACCAAGATCCAGGACATGTGAGACTGCTCATCAGTGCTGGT includes:
- the LOC102709382 gene encoding UDP-glycosyltransferase 91C1-like translates to MAATPASSSSSSSSPLHIVVFPWLAFGHIIPFLELSKRLARRGLAVTFVSTRRNADRLGAIPPALSTHLRVVPLDLPAVDGLADGAESTADVPPEKVGLLKKAFDGLAAPFASLVAEAACATGGVAAASSKFSRKPDWIILDFAQNWIWPIAEEHEIPCAIFSIFPAAMVAFVGPKQENLAHRRTKAEDYMVPPPWIPFPSTVAYRRRHEAKWVAAGFRPNASGVSDSDRFWQSERPSCRLIICRSCPEAEPRLFPLLTKLFAKPVVPAGLLMPPSVDDDDVGVYTATSDQSFTPAMKWLDDQPDRSIIYVALGSEAPLTQDQVRELAHGLELSGVRFLWALRPPSWHADSDTVGTVLPNGFELRVAPRGVISARWVPQLHVLAHRAVGGFLTHCGWSSIFESLRFALPLVLLPLFADQGLGVQALPARDIGVEVARNDADGSFRRDDVAAAVRRVMVEEEGKTLARRAKELRDILGDKQRQEVYLDELVSYLQCYK